The following proteins come from a genomic window of Dermacentor albipictus isolate Rhodes 1998 colony chromosome 8, USDA_Dalb.pri_finalv2, whole genome shotgun sequence:
- the UQCR-C2 gene encoding cytochrome b-c1 complex subunit 2, mitochondrial: MYGGIAMAAKIARIPGLRLQAVRAFAVQAAPKASQGKLEFLPKQDVETSTLPNGLTVTTLENYSPITRLAIVVKAGARYEDGSNLGITHTLRNAATLATKSHSKFAITKNLEYIGANLTACSTREHLIYLLECNRDDVHLALKFAEEVAFHPAFKHWEVKDVAPHLHKELALFQQNREAVLMEALHAAAFRGGLANSLYIKDFLVGHYCHEKLAHFVKKHVSAPRAVVSVVGADCKRVTDALKGLELSTNPGAEFLPSKFGSGESRMESAGEFVDAAVVAEGAGWRNPKECVALGVFAHLLGLGPRLPYSESQATKLGEAAAKATKKPFAATALNVNYTDTGLFGVALAGHPDDMDKLIKAVTSQVRTVAQKVADKDVQDAKQKMKAAVQYDRECHSHVAVEMGVHVSRIGQPWRHDELLQAIDAVTTQDVATVAARVSKGKPAMAAVGRLHNTPHVDELV; the protein is encoded by the exons ATGTATGGTGGAATAGCAATGGCGGCGAAGATCGCACGGATCCCTGGCCTGAGGCTTCAAGCG GTCCGAGCCTTCGCGGTGCAGGCTGCCCCCAAGGCATCacagggcaagcttgagttcctGCCCAAACAAGATGTTGAG ACATCCACACTGCCCAACGGCCTGACAGTGACCACGCTTGAGAACTACTCGCCCATCACGCGGCTCGCCATTGTAGTCAAGGCTGGTGCCCGGTACGAAGATGGCAGCAACCTTGGCATCACCCACACCCTCCGCAATGCAGCCACACTG gcTACCAAGAGCCACTCCAAGTTCGCCATCACCAAGAATCTTGAATACATTGGTGCGAACCTGAC GGCTTGTTCCACAAGGGAGCACCTCATCTACCTGCTGGAGTGCAACCGTGACGATGT CCACCTGGCGCTCAAGTTTGCCGAGGAGGTGGCCTTTCATCCGGCCTTCAAGCACTGGGAAGTGAAAGATGTTGCGCCCCACCTTCACAAGGAGCTGGCCCTCTTCCAGCAGAACCGGGAGGCAG TGCTCATGGAGGCGCTGCATGCGGCTGCCTTCCGCGGCGGGCTTGCCAACTCCCtgtacatcaaagacttcctgGTTGGACATTACTGCCACGAAAAG CTGGCCCACTTTGTGAAGAAGCATGTGAGTGCGCCCCGTGCCGTGGTCTCTGTGGTCGGTGCCGATTGCAAACGGGTGACAGATGCCCTCAAGGGCCTCGAGCTGTCTACCAATCCTGGGGCCGAGTTCCTGCCCTCCAAGTTTGGCTCAG GTGAATCCCGCATGGAATCGGCGGGCgagtttgtggacgcggcagtgGTGGCGGAAGGCGCGGGTTGGCGCAACCCCAAGGAGTGTGTCGCCCTGGGCGTGTTTGCGCACCTTCTGGGTTTGGGTCCCCGGCTGCCGTACAGCGAGAGCCAGGCCACCAAGCTGGGCGAGGCAGCAGCCAAGGCCACCAAGAAGCCGTTCGCC GCAACAGCGCTGAATGTCAACTACACAGACACGGGACTATTTGGTGTTGCCCTGGCCGGCCACCCAGATGACATGGACAAG CTCATCAAGGCAGTGACGAGTCAGGTGCGGACTGTCGCTCAGAAAGTCGCTGACAAGGACGTCCAAGATGCCAA GCAGAAGATGAAGGCAGCAGTGCAGTACGACCGGGAGTGCCACTCGCATGTGGCAGTTGAGATGGGCGTGCACGTGTCACGCATCGGGCAGCCCTGGCGCCACGACGAGCTCCTGCAGGCCATCGATGCCGTCACCACCCAGGACGTTGCCACG